From a single Silene latifolia isolate original U9 population chromosome 6, ASM4854445v1, whole genome shotgun sequence genomic region:
- the LOC141585843 gene encoding putative trehalose-phosphate phosphatase D isoform X2, with translation MDAKKEMTNSNVVVQDAKTGIKLAVMPVFNHAVPKPPSSTAGRYRYRRVVKKLETQAPPKINAWVDSMRASSPAKSPPSSPERDSWMVSHPSALEMFDNIVKASKGKKIVMFLDYDGTLSPIVQDPEKAFMSNEMRAAVKEVAKYFPTAIVSGRGKDKVYDFVKLKELYYAGSHGMDIEGPTNDKNDKSILCQPASEFLPMITEVYEKLVQKTSTIEGAHVESNKFCLSVHFRCVDEKEWPELAEHVKEVLNDYPELKMTTGRKVLEIKPTIKWDKGNALEFLLEALGFANSKDVLPIYIGDDRTDEDAFKVLRKRKQGFGILVSKFPKETNAAYTLQDPTEVMRFLERLVEWKQVSERCYYRKP, from the exons AAGAAAGAAATGACGAACTCGAATGTAGTTGTTCAAGATGCTAAGACCGGCATCAAATTAGCTGTCATGCCGGTCTTTAACCATGCGGTACCTAAACCACCCAGTTCAACTGCTGGGCGCTACAGGTACCGCAGAGTGGTGAAAAAACTCGAAACTCAAGCTCCACCTAAGATTAATGCTTGGGTTGATTCCATGAGGGCTTCTTCCCCTGCTAAATCACCCCCGTCATCACCTGAACGCGACTCCTGGATG GTTAGTCATCCTTCGGCATTGGAGATGTTTGATAACATTGTCAAGGCATCCAAAGGAAAGAAAATAGTCATGTTTTTAGACTATGACGGAACGCTTTCTCCCATTGTTCAAGACCCGGAAAAAGCCTTCATGTCTAATGAG ATGAGAGCAGCCGTAAAAGAAGTGGCAAAATACTTTCCAACTGCAATTGTTAGTGGAAGAGGCAAAGACAAG GTTTATGATTTTGTCAAGTTGAAAGAACTTTACTATGCCGGTAGTCACGGAATGGACATTGAAGGACCTACTAATGACAAA AACGACAAGTCGATTTTGTGCCAACCCGCCAGCGAATTCCTACCAATGATTACTGAGGTGTATGAGAAGTTGGTACAAAAAACAAGTACAATTGAAGGAGCTCATGTTGAAAGTAACAAGTTTTGTCTTTCTGTCCATTTCCGTTGCGTAGACGAGAAG GAATGGCCTGAACTAGCTGAGCATGTAAAAGAGGTGCTCAATGACTACCCTGAGCTGAAAATGACTACCGGAAGAAAG GTATTGGAGATCAAACCAACCATTAAGTGGGACAAGGGCAATGCACTTGAGTTTTTGTTGGAGGCACTTG GTTTTGCAAACTCGAAAGATGTCTTACCAATTTACATAGGAGATGATAGAACTGACGAAGATGCATTTAAGGTGTTAAGGAAAAGGAAACAAGGATTCGGGATCCTTGTTTCAAAGTTTCCTAAAGAAACAAACGCGGCTTACACATTACAAGACCCTACTGAAGTGATGCGGTTTTTGGAACGACTAGTTGAATGGAAGCAAGTATCTGAACGTTGTTACTACCGGAAGCCATGA
- the LOC141585843 gene encoding putative trehalose-phosphate phosphatase H isoform X1: protein MDAKKEMTNSNVVVQDAKTGIKLAVMPVFNHAVPKPPSSTAGRYRYRRVVKKLETQAPPKINAWVDSMRASSPAKSPPSSPERDSWMVSHPSALEMFDNIVKASKGKKIVMFLDYDGTLSPIVQDPEKAFMSNEMRAAVKEVAKYFPTAIVSGRGKDKVYDFVKLKELYYAGSHGMDIEGPTNDKVCILVNFFLIYGNFSFIYLHSNKYTFCSRMKQNDKSILCQPASEFLPMITEVYEKLVQKTSTIEGAHVESNKFCLSVHFRCVDEKEWPELAEHVKEVLNDYPELKMTTGRKVLEIKPTIKWDKGNALEFLLEALGFANSKDVLPIYIGDDRTDEDAFKVLRKRKQGFGILVSKFPKETNAAYTLQDPTEVMRFLERLVEWKQVSERCYYRKP, encoded by the exons AAGAAAGAAATGACGAACTCGAATGTAGTTGTTCAAGATGCTAAGACCGGCATCAAATTAGCTGTCATGCCGGTCTTTAACCATGCGGTACCTAAACCACCCAGTTCAACTGCTGGGCGCTACAGGTACCGCAGAGTGGTGAAAAAACTCGAAACTCAAGCTCCACCTAAGATTAATGCTTGGGTTGATTCCATGAGGGCTTCTTCCCCTGCTAAATCACCCCCGTCATCACCTGAACGCGACTCCTGGATG GTTAGTCATCCTTCGGCATTGGAGATGTTTGATAACATTGTCAAGGCATCCAAAGGAAAGAAAATAGTCATGTTTTTAGACTATGACGGAACGCTTTCTCCCATTGTTCAAGACCCGGAAAAAGCCTTCATGTCTAATGAG ATGAGAGCAGCCGTAAAAGAAGTGGCAAAATACTTTCCAACTGCAATTGTTAGTGGAAGAGGCAAAGACAAG GTTTATGATTTTGTCAAGTTGAAAGAACTTTACTATGCCGGTAGTCACGGAATGGACATTGAAGGACCTACTAATGACAAAGTATGCATCTTAGTTAATTTTTTCTTAATTTATGGGAATTTCTCTTTTATATATTTACATTCTAATAAATATACATTTTGTTCTCGAATGAAACAGAACGACAAGTCGATTTTGTGCCAACCCGCCAGCGAATTCCTACCAATGATTACTGAGGTGTATGAGAAGTTGGTACAAAAAACAAGTACAATTGAAGGAGCTCATGTTGAAAGTAACAAGTTTTGTCTTTCTGTCCATTTCCGTTGCGTAGACGAGAAG GAATGGCCTGAACTAGCTGAGCATGTAAAAGAGGTGCTCAATGACTACCCTGAGCTGAAAATGACTACCGGAAGAAAG GTATTGGAGATCAAACCAACCATTAAGTGGGACAAGGGCAATGCACTTGAGTTTTTGTTGGAGGCACTTG GTTTTGCAAACTCGAAAGATGTCTTACCAATTTACATAGGAGATGATAGAACTGACGAAGATGCATTTAAGGTGTTAAGGAAAAGGAAACAAGGATTCGGGATCCTTGTTTCAAAGTTTCCTAAAGAAACAAACGCGGCTTACACATTACAAGACCCTACTGAAGTGATGCGGTTTTTGGAACGACTAGTTGAATGGAAGCAAGTATCTGAACGTTGTTACTACCGGAAGCCATGA